The window acaccatcccaaccgtgaagcacgggggtggcagcgtcatgttgtttgggtgctttgctgcacttcaagacatcagtcaggaagttaaagcttggtcgcaaatggaacttccaagtggacaatgaccccaagcatacttccaaagttctggcaaaatggcttaaggacaacaaagtcaaggtattggagtggccatcacaaagccctgacctcaatcccatagaaaaattgtgggcagaacagaaaaagcatgtgcgagcaaggaggcctacaaacctgactcagttacaccagctctgtcaagaggattgggtcaaaattcacctaacttattgtgggaagcttgtggaaggctacccaaaaagttaaacaatttaaaggcaatgctaccaaatactatttgagtgtatgtaaacttttgaccaactgggaatgtgatgaaataaatcaaagctgaaataaataattctctacacttattttgacatttcacattcttaaaataaagtggtaatcctaactgacctaaaacagggaatgtttactaggaatAAAGGtcaggaaaaactgagtttaaatgtatttggctaaggtgtatgtaaacttccgacttcaactgtaaatctgttgatgtgcccttgagcaaagctcCTGCAAGTTGCCCTGGAtacgagtgtctgctaaatgacttaaatgtaatgctTATACTGCCAGAAATATTAAAATTGCACTTTTCTAGTAAAAATAGTTATATTGCTCACTTTTGAGTACAAAAGCTTAATACACAGTGTAAAAAATATGATGAAAATATGAAAACACATATAATTTTTTACCTTTTCAACAAAAGTGGGCTCGAAATGAATTAAGTGGTTTCAAAATATAGTAACAATCAAATTATAAACGACTTATTTCATCTTTCTTATAACAGTAAAATAAATATGTTCATACTTAGTGACTGTACAAAATTGTCCCCATTTAATTTAATTGATGACATAAAATGTTCTGTTCAGCAACCCCAGAcgccattttttttttaaatcaaattttaactagctaggcaagtcagttaagaacaaattcttatttacaatgacggcctaccggggaacagtcggttaactgccttgctcaggggaagaacgacaggtTTTGTTTACCTTGTAATCTCGGGAATTATgatccagcgacctttcggttactagcccaacgctctaaccactaaactACCAGCCGCTCCAGCATTCAAATGCCTGCTAACTAATTATAACTTCAGCTTTAAGCACTATGTGATTTCATCCCTCTGTGACGAAGAAAAAGTGGAATTGTTTCAATTGCCAGGCTCTCCATTTCAAATCCCTCATATGCCTTATTGTAAACGGAGCTGCAAGGGTCACCGCCAGAGGAAGTCGATCCTTTGTCTGGATAGGCCAGAAAATGTGACATGTCGCTCTCTATGCAAATATTTATCATGGTGTGAgatttcacatactgtatctcagACGAGAGCAGAGAGCGTCATGCGAAGCGGGACAACCAGAGCTTTCACGGAGTAACGGCGATTGATGTTGCGTCACTTACCGAGTGCTCTGTACACAAAAATGTCAGTCGGAAACGGGCCAGAAGCGCTCAAAATCTCCTAAATAGATAACTTAATGCTTAAGATTAATACACAACTGTGAACACGGCACATGATGGTTACTGAGTTGAGTTCTCTAAATCTAGCTGTTGAGGAGGAAATTATGTCAGCCAAACAGCAAACAAATATCAGTGTTGATATAGAACTTTagcgttttttatttatttatcctctTCAAAAAATGATTAATCGCCTGAGTTTCCAAAGAGACATTTAAATACAAAATATTGGTCTACATCTCACATTTGGATAACCTATAATGTATTTCAGTCAATAAGTAAGTAGTTGGGAGTTTTGCCAGCCTTGTAAAGCAAGACACAGCATCGTCTTGGCTCAGTCTGGACCACAACGTTCAGGTTGGATTTTATCCAATGACGCTGTCACACTGCCCATGCACATCAATGAAGCTCTCATACGGAAAAACAGTCAAAATGGTTAGATGAAATCGACCTTTAATGCAGAAATAGTTTTAGAGGAATATCAGATTTTCCCTTTTTCCCTGTGTATTATTAATTAGGCCTATAACTGCTAATCAAACAATGAAACTCAAGAGTCGACTCGTTTAATAATAATAGTGCTATGTTATAACatcattgaacaaaaatattttatacatttgttaAAATTCTGAAATTTCAAAATTACTTTCATAACGTTATTTTATTGGTGTTTTTTCCCCATTCTTGCTGATTTTGATGgtgttttttatttgatttgtcattgcactcactcactcattgtTATGAGTGCTCTGATTCATAACTTTGGACCAGTATAATGAAATATTTACCTGCCTTGAGACTCATAAACACATTTCAGGGGAACGGCACCATTTCACGCTATCACAAACATTTTAAAGCATGAAGTGCACTGCCTGTCATTGCTTGTCACTTTTGGGATGTTCATAATATATTTTTGTTTCTCCGGTAGACATACTTTGCCACTCTTACCAGATGAATAGGTAAATAACGCATATTTCTCATGATAATGTAGAAATATACAGGGGAAGAACGTAACTATGATTCCGGCCTATTTTTGTTGATATTTATATGAGCATGTGGCAATGCATCATTAAGATAATAAACAATTAACATTGGTGTGATATCTACACAAATATATCACATAAAGTAAAATGTTATCAAATAAGGACTGGCTGATTGTCTCTGAAAGCAAATTGGGTTTATGGGCAAAGCCCTCATGATTATCCTAATTAAGAGCTGTCTAATTAAATTATTGTCTTGAGCTAACCAATAGCAATAGTTGTTTCATTAGCAATGCATGAAGAGTGATGAATAGCAAAACCTTCCTGATTGCAGGATAGTGTCAATTGGCTCATTTGCTCTTACTCAAGGTGACTGAAAACATAGGAAGGCGATTTTTTTGCGTGTCTTATATAGAGTTAGGATTGAACAAAAGCTTGCGATTCCATATAGTTTGCGTTAATAGTGTTGAGAGCTATGCAGCTCGAGAATTGCACTAGTGGGCTCTCCAAGAAATGTCTGAATGTGGGCAGTGGCTACCCAAGCTCCGATGGATCTGAGCTATCCTTGCAGGACCATCCTATTATATCTGCTAGTGACAACCTGGAGAGAAGTTCAACTCTGAAAAAAAATTCCAGTGGGATGACGAACCAGTCAGATGCTGACAATTTCCCCGACTCCAAGGACGCATCAGGGGACGTCCAGAGAGGTAAACTCTCTCCTGATCTCCACGGAGTCTCTGAAATTCGTCATAATGTCGATGGATCTACAGGAGAAAGGTATACCCTTTCGCAATCTAGCCAACCACAGTCAGTCTCAGCAACTCCAAGTGCTATGTTCCCCTATccgagtcaacatggaccagcgcACCCGGCTTTTTCTATCGGGAGTCCGAGTCGTTATTTGGCCCACCATCCAGTCATCACTAATGGAGCGTACAATAGTCTTCTGACCAACAGCTCTCCGCAAGGCTACCCAACCGCGGGTTACCCATACGCACAACAGTATGGACACACTTATCAAGGAGGGGCGTTCTACCAGTTTTCCTCGGCGCAAGCTGGGCTGCTGCCTGGGAAAGCGCAAGTGTATCTGTGCAACAGGGCCCTGTGGCTGAAGTTTCACAGACATCAAACAGAGATGATAATCACCAAACAAGGACGGTAGGTATTCTCAGCTACATTAATTTTAATCACAAGTTTGGTATAGCTTGTGAAGTAATACGCATGCGTCCAATTTGTTTTAAATAAGGAATGGCATTGCAATTGTAATTCGTTCAATATATTTCCTTTATTATAaattacaaatttaaaaaattaactGACTATATTTTATTGAATTGTTTCAGTAATACTTTCAAATTGGGTAAATCACCAAATGTTGGACAGGGTCTATTATGCAGGACATTTACACCGATCTTGACCAAATATTATTGACATATTTTTAATTATTACCTGCAGACGAATGTTCCCCTTTTTGAGTTTCAACATTTCTGGTCTGGATCCGACGGCGCACTACAACATATTTGTGGATGTTATTCTTGCTGATCCAAATCACTGGCGATTCCAAGGTGGCAAGTGGGTACCATGTGGCAAAGCGGACACCAATGTCACAGGTAGGACCTACGTTCATCTACATCTCTGTGAATAATAGTGATGATAATGGTTGATAACTAAGAGTAGTTTATATTATAAAAAGAAGAATCATCTTAAATTGATTCAGCCGTTCCAAGGGAACACGCAACATTAGGCTAATACAATCACAAAATGATGTCATCGAATTAATGTAATTGAAAATCAATATTGTGATGTGTATGATATTTTGTAAAAACAACGCATTTGAATGTAGGCTATGTCATTTCTTTCCTTTCCACAGGAAACAGGGTGTACATGCACCCTGACTCTCCAAACACTGGTGCGCACTGGATGCGCCAAGAAATCTCATTTGGAAAGCTGAAATTAACGAACAATAAAGGAGGCTCAAACAACACCGGACAGGTCAGCTACGACCTTGTTTTATAAACGTAAAATAATATGATCAGAGACATTCAAAGACCCTGAATTAACTATTGAGCGGTGTGCATGGAGAGAGTTTGTTGCGCACACCTTATGCAGTTATTACACAATATTTATTAGGTCTTCCTCCAATGACACATCACCATCAAAAGTCCAAATAATAGTTTTCATAAAATGTCATAAAAAACGAAAGCCATACCCCGTCTTCAGTTTGGGTCATTTAGCCTACATCATGGCTTATTGGCTCCAAATGTAGGTCGAAATTGATAGTGGTCATGGAATCTCTTCCTTACTTGTCTACGTCCAGATGGTGGTTCTACAATCGCTTCACAAGTACCAGCCCAGGCTCCATGTGGTGGAAGTCAACGAAGACGGAACCGAGGACTCCAGCCAACCTGGAAGAGTACAGACGTTCACCTTCCCAGAAACACAGTTCATCGCAGTCACAGCTTACCAGAATACCGATGTAAGAGAATCTGATTGATGATAATTCCATTCGTTGAGTATTCTAGTATTGTTGCCTATCGAAAGACACAATTCGTTTGGCACATTCGGATTTGCAACGTAATTAGGAATAAACAACTACATGCACCTATTCCTAAAATCTTCATACTTGTTTTTGTGTGCAGATTACCCAGCTAAAAATCGACCACAATCCATTTGCTAAAGGATTTCGGGACAACTATGACACGTAAGACTATTTGCCATTTATTATTTGTTCTTGATCCCTTCTCATTATGAAACAGTTTGT of the Oncorhynchus masou masou isolate Uvic2021 chromosome 10, UVic_Omas_1.1, whole genome shotgun sequence genome contains:
- the LOC135547181 gene encoding T-box brain protein 1-like, whose product is MQLENCTSGLSKKCLNVGSGYPSSDGSELSLQDHPIISASDNLERSSTLKKNSSGMTNQSDADNFPDSKDASGDVQRGKLSPDLHGVSEIRHNVDGSTGERYTLSQSSQPQSVSATPSAMFPYPSQHGPAHPAFSIGSPSRYLAHHPVITNGAYNSLLTNSSPQGYPTAGYPYAQQYGHTYQGGAFYQFSSAQAGLLPGKAQVYLCNRALWLKFHRHQTEMIITKQGRRMFPFLSFNISGLDPTAHYNIFVDVILADPNHWRFQGGKWVPCGKADTNVTGNRVYMHPDSPNTGAHWMRQEISFGKLKLTNNKGGSNNTGQMVVLQSLHKYQPRLHVVEVNEDGTEDSSQPGRVQTFTFPETQFIAVTAYQNTDITQLKIDHNPFAKGFRDNYDTVYTGCDIDRLTPSPGDSPRSQIMPGARYAMAGSFLQDQFVSSYAKSRFHPGVGTGPGTDRSVPLSNSLLSPQQTEEPTVASPQRWFVNPANNRLDFAASPYDAAAAADFAGNAATLLSYAAAGVKTLPLPTTGCSNRPLGYYADPSGWGTHTPPQYCSKSSSVLSCWPTNSVGRTGTSNYLVDNADTIPTERSPIGGSNEAKSKDLSESGWIETPSSIKSIDSSDSGIFEQAKRRRISPSATPVSETVSPLKSEILPPRECEKNCVKDIGYYSFYPHS